The nucleotide sequence CCGTAGTGCAATACACTTGGGTTGCTGCGGTTGTAGCTGTGGTTGTGCTCGTCTTTGCACCGTAGCAGAGTCCAGGTGGAGCGCACCTGCGGGCCAGAGGCCGAGGACCCCGAAAGGGCGTACTGCTGCGACTGGGAGGAAGCCCCCCCACCAGTCCCCAGGTCTAACGCCAGAGCAGCTTGTGTTTTCTGGTTTATTACCCAATACGGCTGCCCTATGCGTACATCATCTCCCTTGACTGCGACAACGGTGGTCGGCTCTGCTAGCTGACTCGCGAGCATCGAACGCGCTACTGCGTTTGTTGCCGTCTTCTCGGGATGCTCCGCTGCGGCGTGCCGTTGCGCCTTGTACAGCTTCAGTTGATCTTCGCGCATGGCGATATCCTCGAACCAGTTGCCCACCAGCACCCCAGGGGAGTACTTCTGAACGTTGGAGTGAGCCATGGTCAAGTCCGCCATAGGAAAACAGTAACGCCAGAGGCGGGAAAATGTGTTCGCCTGTTCCGTTgtgggaagggagaagggagctgcaaaaaaaaaaaacgaaatCAGTGAAGCAAACAGAAGACTTCGCAGCGATCTATCTCGTGCTCCAGTGCGCGTGCCTTTGCGTGCGTGCTCGCTCTACACAGGCGGTTTGCGACGTACACGCCCCACcgacacacagaggcgcaccAGTTTGgcacaccaaaaaaaaaaggggaggagagagagagggaggggaaagagggagaagcgagtGTTGGGCGCATACCGttcgtacacacacacacacacagccagagagaaaagcaggGGTGTCTCTCAACGACGCCAGTGCATCGCTagtgctctttctctccccgtCTTCTCGAAATCTGTCGACATTGACATTTTTGTTGTATGTGAACAGCTGGAGAAGAGACAGGAGAGGCCAAGCGGTGCAGAGTGAGGCATCTCTGCCGAAGTGAAAGGAGGATCGCGGGAGGCAGCTGTCACGGGAcgggagaagaggacgacGTGGGGTGGAGTTGAGCCAGCAACAGATGACCCTGATGGTGGTGTGCGGTGGGTAACATTCCACCAGACGTGCACACACCCTCTACTGCTCTTGAGAGGAGTGGGTAGACTTccactgccgctggtgctgttgcCACCTTTAGATGGGACATGCGGTTCGCCGGGGACGTTCGTCGACCGCAAGCCAGCTTCATTTCTGAGTACGTAAACGCTTGTGAGCCACATGAtggaggggaaaaggagaggagccGAACAAACCAtagcacagcagcgacagccagCAAGCAGTCCACTCGAacacacagggagaggaagagtaCAGGGCGTACTCTTCGCGACCCACTCCTAGAGACCTGTGGAGGAGTCGCTCCAGACTGCCTTGCCTTGGTTCCCATGCGCCCTCTTCGAACCTCGTGAGTAGAGCAGAAAAGGACCGACATCCACAACAGCGATGCTCttcagcgcctgcgcctccccTAACGGGTGGTTCATTCTCTTCTTCGAGCGGCCCGCGTGTGTTCTTTTAGAGCTTCCCGCAGTCAACCACTACAACCCGCTCCACTGGCTCGCCAGTGACCGTTAGCGGGATGGCCTCGATGGCCTTCACCACGGCCCATCCGTCCACGACACGGCCGAAGCAGATGCACGTGCCGTTGAGGTGCGGCGCCTTGTCCGCCGTCAGGATAAAAAACTGCGACCCATTCAAGTGTGGTGCACTCACAGCGGTGCCTAAGAGACCCATTCGATCAAACTTGGACGCTTTCACTTCTTCCGGCGCGTCGAAGAATTCACCGTAGATGGAAAGCTGACCCGTGCCTTGACCAGAGACGATATCGCCGCCTTGCACAAGATAGCCTTTGCAGACGCGGTGCACCGTCGTGTTTCGGTACGTCAGCTGCGGCAGAAACTGGTCTCGAAAGGATGGCTCACCGATGCCATCGATGCTGGACACCCGTGGCAGCACATTTTCACCGGTGCATAACTTCAGGAAGTTCTCCGAGGCAACTGGGCACTTCTTCATAAAAAGTTCGAAAGACACACGCTGCGGATCCTGCCTGCCAATTGTGATGTCCATGAAGGCGTGCCGCGACGCAGTGGACCGGCTAATGACCGATCGAGTAAACATCGTCGTCGCTCACTCTGCCAAGCGCGAGGTGACGACGCAGAGCATACGAGCCAACCCGCACCAATGTATACGGTATAGAATAAGTtgggggaagaaaagggagtcgatagaggagggggggggtagtcGTTGACGAACGACATAGCTAGGACGTACACATGCGCGTAGACAAACGCGAGAGTGGCAAAGAGGAGATGTGGTGATGACGGTGGCTGGTGCTGAGGGAGGccgaaggaggggggaggcggagacgaagaagaggcgagCGAGAGACTCGCAAAACggttgcgctgcagcgacttcATGGGTGTTTCTcaaataataataaaaagaAAGAACAGCGCGCCAGACTGTTCTTCTTTGATCCCATGCTCGGTTTTGAGGTTCGTCTCGCTCTaattcccccccccccccaccggCACACCCAAACACGTACAGACGCAGACATGCATCGCTGCGTAGGTGTGACGATGTGAGGCTGCTGGGACGGGAAAAAGGCGTTCGCACCATAACGATCGTTCCTATGGCATCTATTTTCCTTTGAAAGAACATCGATACAGTGCAACTGCATCTCTCGAGGTTTCTCTTTAAAGGTGCGACCCGCATGTACGGATTTGTGCGTGGCggaagcaaaacaaaactGATCGAAGAAACGGTGAAAAACAGCAAGAGAACACGCAACAGCTGCCATGGGCGATGCTATTACTCCAATTTATAATCGTATATGTGTGTCTACGAACAACTCCCCCTTCACGGAGGAACGATTTGCTTGTTTCTATGGATGTGGGgttggtgatggtggtggtgcgaaGAAAAAATCTCGCAGCACGACTGTGCGAGCTCAGCACGTATCATGCATGCGGCCACGCGGCAGGGCACCCCGGCCGACGGCGAGGGGGATGGTCGAGGGCGAGATGAGGTACTGCAGTTAGTGACTTTCTAGCATGGCACGTTAagtgttgtgtgtgcgagtcTCGACAGCCGCGACAGCAACGATACCCAAAACGCCCACTGTTAAGGCTCTATGAGTGTGCAGGGTGCATTAGGTGCAGTAAAGGagtgcagagagaaaaaaaaataagagAGGCAATGCCTTATCGTCTTCAGAGCACCTCGACCGGGTACAGCcctgcttccctctctaGCGTGGAAACGGGGAGGCCGtcctgcaggaggcgctccACTGTAGCGTCGTCAGCGCTGAAGAGGTCCCAGCCCGGCTCGCCCAGCACTTCCCGCCAGTTGTCCCACTCGCAGTACTCGTTGGCGatgaggcagtgctgcggccgCAGAGCGgccacgtcgctgctgcgcaaccgTTGAAGCTCGGCAATGGTGTGCGCGTACACTGGAAACGCCGGCGATGCGTCGTTCAGCTTCCAGCCAATCAGATGGTTTGtgtggagcagcagtggcatcGGCCTCTCTACGGATCGAAATTGCGGAGACGACGAGCGCGCTTCGGTGGCCACGGGAGGTATCATAGCAAAGCCGCGCCGCTGGAGGTAAGAAGCTAGAAGACGAGTCTTCCGTGAGCACGGGGCAGGCGCCGGCGATGATTCGGCGGCAGGCAGACCAGTCCACGATACCCGGTTGCCCTGCCTAAGGGTCACTCCTGCAATCCCGCTCGGCCGCTTGGCGAGGAGTATTACATGCGATGGATTGCAGGACCTTCGCATGAGCCGCGGCATCGCCGTcacctgcaccgccttgGCGGCAGACCCGAAGGACGTCGATGCTGGCAGCACTAGACACGATGGCGACGAGAAGGCTGTCGCTGCGCTGTGACGGAGATGATGATGGCTGAGCTGAAGAAGGGACTTAATGGCCCACTGGGTGTCAACAGAGGCCATTTTATCGAGGTTGCTGTGAATCCTCTCTTCCTGATGACGGTGTTGCAAGTAGTGGCTCTATggtgagagaaaaacaagagagatCGCTGGGCAACCGTGTCGCTTGCACTTTCGACAGCGTTGTGAGAGAAATGATTTTatgcaagagagaagaagcgagggCTAGAGGCGTgtttgtgcgtgtatgtgtgaaAAAACCACTGCGACGTTAGGCGCGTTAAGAGCCGCCTTCTATCCAtcagccaccgcagcagaaagaagagcaaatTGTCTTGGCAGggtaaaagaaaaaagggcgTACCGCTGTATccatatagagagagagaaagggccGAAGACTCCTATGGGCGTGTGCCTCACGTTGTCCTGCTGAGTGAATCAGAGCGCGATGAGTAGCTGCTGTTGTaagggagaagcgagagaagtaCGAGAGCAGTTTTTCTGAAGTGAGACCACAGGGTAAATGCAGGTGCATGTATGGAGGGTCTCTGCGACTTGTCACAGCACCATGGATGAGTGAACGACTGACACACATCCCATCCTTTGGTGCCAATGgtaagggagagagggtTTTTGGGAGCAGCTGTGATCATGAAGCGACTACTCATCCCACTCTTGTGCACAGTTGCCCACACTGACCGCACTCCAGCAGAGGACttaaaagggaaaaaaaagcacgagAAATTCGCACGCATGACACAGAGAGGTTGTTCATGACTGAAGCTGACTCggcctttctcctcttgttGCTGATCGTGGCTGTGCTTTGAGGTCCTGCAGCGATTCGTGCCaacagagacacgcacaagcactCACGCGCGCAAACTGGGAAGGCAATAAGAaatgagagaaagagagcgaggcgacTGGTTCTGTTCACgacctctccacccctctgcCTGCGACTGGAAAACCACGTTGCCATACCGACGCCCGTAGATAAGCCCGAGTGCATGCCTGCCGGCATAGCCCCGCATTCTACCAGGCGTTCCTTCCCTC is from Leishmania panamensis strain MHOM/PA/94/PSC-1 chromosome 35 sequence and encodes:
- the CYP10 gene encoding cyclophilin 10, putative (TriTrypDB/GeneDB-style sysID: LpmP.35.3200), whose translation is MFTRSVISRSTASRHAFMDITIGRQDPQRVSFELFMKKCPVASENFLKLCTGENVLPRVSSIDGIGEPSFRDQFLPQLTYRNTTVHRVCKGYLVQGGDIVSGQGTGQLSIYGEFFDAPEEVKASKFDRMGLLGTAVSAPHLNGSQFFILTADKAPHLNGTCICFGRVVDGWAVVKAIEAIPLTVTGEPVERVVVVDCGKL
- a CDS encoding hypothetical protein (TriTrypDB/GeneDB-style sysID: LpmP.35.3210), which encodes MASVDTQWAIKSLLQLSHHHLRHSAATAFSSPSCLVLPASTSFGSAAKAVQVTAMPRLMRRSCNPSHVILLAKRPSGIAGVTLRQGNRVSWTGLPAAESSPAPAPCSRKTRLLASYLQRRGFAMIPPVATEARSSSPQFRSVERPMPLLLHTNHLIGWKLNDASPAFPVYAHTIAELQRLRSSDVAALRPQHCLIANEYCEWDNWREVLGEPGWDLFSADDATVERLLQDGLPVSTLEREAGLYPVEVL